GCATCCGACGCTCTCGGAGACCATCGCCATGGCCGCCGAGCTGGCGGCGGGAACCATCACGGATCTACTTCCCCCGAAGCGCCCGTAGCGGTCGGCAGCCTCGGCAGTTTTCGGGAAAGCCGACGGTCAGCGTTCGTCGGGGCGCAGAACGAGGAAGATCTCGTCCTCCCCGAGCTCCACGGTACGCGTCGTGACCTGCCCATCCGGGAAACGCGCCACGATCTGGCGCGAGCCTCGTGGAACGGCCAGCTCGCCCAACGGTGTCTCGCCGGCAGGTTCTCCGTCGATCTCGATGTTGGCCCAGGGAATTGCGTTCACGTTCATCCGGCCCAGAACCGGAGTCACGACCACGGGCGAATCGATCGAGGTCCGTTCTTCGTTCCGAGGGGGCAGCGTTTCTTCGATTCGGGGTTCCGGGGGTCCCTCGGTAGCGACACCAACCGCAATGCCCATTCGATCCGACACTTCTGGGAGAGCAACCACCGAATCCGTCGCTGGAGCCGGCGCAGCGACATCGATCGAGGCGGGAACACTCGAGGGGGGCGTCTCCACGATCTCGCTCGGCGTTTCACCAGGCGTGAGCCAGACCACGGCGAGCAGGGAGCCGCTGAAGCCCAACAGAAGTCCCCCGAGAAGGCCCAGTGCAACCCAGCGTGCCCGATCATCGGACAGGGCCTCCCGCAAGGCTGCGATCCAGCCCGGTTCAGGACGAGGGAGACGGCCCGCCACAGGCTCGCGAAGAGGCCCCTCGGCAGCCGGAACCGATGACGCACGATCGAGGTCGGGGTTTCCCAACGCGGGGCGCGAAGATCGCGGGCTCTCCGCCGCAGCCTGTTGACGCTCGGGGGTGACGAGTTCGGGCCCGGGAGCCGGCCGCCGATAGGTGGACGGCAGGTTCGCAGCAAGCTCGGCGATCGCCTCGCGATCCGTCATGGGCCGGCGCGGAGAGTCCGCAACCTCGTCCGGGGCGGATCCTGCCTCGGCAGACGGAGCGTCCGCTGCCATCGCCTCAGTTCGCGGCTTCGGGGCAACCTCGGCAGGCGGATTCGGTGCTGGTTCACTGGCCATCGACGTCTCTGCCCTCCGGGTGGACGCTTGTCGACGGATCAAGGCGGTCGCCAACGAGTGAAGCGCAGCCAAGGAGCCGCCGGCCTCTCGATGCAGCTCGGCGATCGCCGCATCGTCGAAGAGCGCAAACATCTCGCTCGAGGCGCCTCCCAATCGCAACCGCTCGCGCAGGTATTCCCGCGCCTCCGTGGGAGACAAAGGCTCTGTCAGCCAGATTTCGCCAGGCGCTCCTTCGCCCTCGTTCGCGGGCAGCTCAGCCGTCTCGCAAAGGAGAAGCCGCAGCCCGGCCTGGAGAGCACAGGCTTTCGCCAGGCTCCGGCGGGTTTCTGGCGGTTGGAGATGTGCGTCGTCGACCATGACCAGCAACGCGCCTCCTCGGTCGTGTGCCCTGGCCGCGACCCTTGCCACCGCCTCCTTGGCCGTACCGCGCGCTCCGAGCTCCTCAGCGATCCAAACCCACAGCTCCTCCGGCTCGAGCTTGGGATACGGCAGATACACGCAGCGCCAGCTGTCTCCGAGTTCCTGCGCGACTCTGCGAAGGAGGAGCGTCTTGCCGATGCC
This region of bacterium genomic DNA includes:
- a CDS encoding AAA family ATPase, with product MSVEKPCNSFISHSQGHFNVRRSPHNDGLGLGGLLKLLHGGDPCVRLAGSAGIGKTLLLRRVAQELGDSWRCVYLPYPKLEPEELWVWIAEELGARGTAKEAVARVAARAHDRGGALLVMVDDAHLQPPETRRSLAKACALQAGLRLLLCETAELPANEGEGAPGEIWLTEPLSPTEAREYLRERLRLGGASSEMFALFDDAAIAELHREAGGSLAALHSLATALIRRQASTRRAETSMASEPAPNPPAEVAPKPRTEAMAADAPSAEAGSAPDEVADSPRRPMTDREAIAELAANLPSTYRRPAPGPELVTPERQQAAAESPRSSRPALGNPDLDRASSVPAAEGPLREPVAGRLPRPEPGWIAALREALSDDRARWVALGLLGGLLLGFSGSLLAVVWLTPGETPSEIVETPPSSVPASIDVAAPAPATDSVVALPEVSDRMGIAVGVATEGPPEPRIEETLPPRNEERTSIDSPVVVTPVLGRMNVNAIPWANIEIDGEPAGETPLGELAVPRGSRQIVARFPDGQVTTRTVELGEDEIFLVLRPDER